A stretch of the Solanum dulcamara chromosome 6, daSolDulc1.2, whole genome shotgun sequence genome encodes the following:
- the LOC129893504 gene encoding phototropin-1-like, whose protein sequence is MESGEPIGLKHFKPIEPLGSGDTGSVHLVELCGTDQHFAMKAMDKSIMLNRNKVHRACAEREILEMLDHPFLPALYASFQTKTHICLITDYYPGGELFMLLDRQQTKVLKEDAARFYAAEVVVALEYLHCQGIIYRDLKPENVLLQRGGHVSLTDFDLSCLTS, encoded by the exons ATGGAGAGTGGAGAACCGATAGGCTTGAAGCATTTTAAGCCAATTGAACCACTGGGATCGGGCGATACTGGCAG TGTGCATTTGGTGGAGCTTTGCGGAACTGACCAGCATTTTGCTATGAAGGCAATGGATAAGAGTATAATGCTTAACCGAAACAAG GTGCATAGAGCTTGTGCAGAACGAGAAATCCTAGAAATGTTGGACCACCCTTTTCTTCCTGCACTTTATGCATCTTTTCAG ACCAAAACCCATATCTGTCTAATAACTGATTACTACCCTGGTGGAGAGCTGTTCATGCTTCTAGATAGACAACAAACAAAGGTGTTGAAGGAAGATGCTGCAAG GTTCTATGCCGCTGAAGTAGTGGTAGCCTTGGAGTACCTTCACTGTCAAG GTATAATTTATAGGGATTTGAAGCCGGAAAACGTCTTGCTACAGAGGGGTGGACATGTATCTTTGACGGATTTTGATCTTTCCTGTTTGACATCCTAA